From a single Candidatus Methanomethylicota archaeon genomic region:
- a CDS encoding carboxypeptidase regulatory-like domain-containing protein produces MKTKIFSPFFLLLLITPILASTLTITTDANVYSPGDTIIVTGSAIPNADVTIQLFNPNNELVDIVIVKSGSDGSYATSFKLPSTMPMDKWIFGTYTVKAFMAGQTATKTITVQLRIIVTGKVVDSTGAPISGATVTIDTVSATTGVDGSFTIGLPAEGTYTMKITKTGYYAYTAKVTATADKPTNVGTITLVSLEDMIAILQKQVNDLNASLDSANKEISSLKTALESANKEISTLKDQVKTLQGIATTVSDLQKAASSLDASVKALQATVAQLPAFYALAFIGIVIAIIAIVLVYRKIAK; encoded by the coding sequence ATGAAAACAAAAATTTTTTCTCCTTTTTTCTTATTATTATTAATTACTCCAATATTAGCTTCAACACTTACTATTACAACTGATGCTAATGTTTATTCACCAGGAGATACAATAATTGTAACTGGAAGTGCAATTCCAAATGCTGATGTAACAATTCAATTATTTAATCCAAATAATGAACTTGTTGATATAGTAATTGTAAAATCAGGATCAGATGGCTCATATGCAACTTCTTTTAAACTTCCATCAACAATGCCAATGGATAAATGGATTTTTGGAACTTATACTGTAAAAGCATTTATGGCAGGTCAAACAGCTACTAAAACTATAACAGTTCAATTAAGAATTATTGTTACTGGAAAAGTTGTTGATTCTACTGGAGCTCCAATTTCAGGAGCTACAGTTACAATAGATACTGTTTCTGCTACAACAGGAGTAGATGGATCTTTTACAATAGGACTTCCAGCTGAAGGAACTTATACAATGAAAATAACAAAAACAGGTTACTATGCTTATACTGCTAAAGTAACTGCTACTGCAGATAAACCAACTAATGTAGGAACTATAACATTAGTAAGTCTTGAAGATATGATTGCAATTCTTCAAAAACAAGTAAATGATTTAAATGCATCATTAGATTCTGCTAATAAAGAAATATCTTCATTAAAAACAGCATTAGAGTCTGCTAATAAAGAAATTTCTACATTAAAAGATCAAGTTAAAACATTACAAGGAATTGCTACAACAGTTTCAGATCTTCAAAAAGCTGCTTCAAGTTTAGATGCTAGTGTAAAAGCTTTACAAGCTACAGTAGCACAATTACCAGCTTTCTATGCATTAGCATTTATAGGTATAGTAATTGCTATAATAGCAATAGTACTTGTATACAGAAAAATAGCAAAATAA
- a CDS encoding undecaprenyl-diphosphate phosphatase, whose product MDLNQILFGIIQGVTEWLPISSSGHLLIFTNIMKLNFPIGFFTAVHLGTLFSVLIYFRKEIIEILKSLNNFKSEGFKLFIYIIIGNFTTAIIALIFKNFFESIFFNIKILPYAFIFSGILILISWKRRGNEKINLKKALIIGAFQGISIIPGISRSGVTISSALILKTKAEEAFKFSFLLSIPTIIGANIIEIETINYDIIIPMIIAFISGYIAIHIVKKFLKYFHLFSIYCFLIGIILLWRA is encoded by the coding sequence ATGGATTTAAATCAAATATTATTTGGAATTATACAAGGAGTAACTGAATGGCTTCCAATATCAAGTTCAGGTCATTTATTAATATTTACAAATATTATGAAATTGAATTTTCCAATAGGATTTTTTACAGCAGTTCATTTAGGAACATTATTTTCTGTTTTAATATATTTTAGAAAAGAAATAATTGAAATTTTAAAATCATTAAATAATTTTAAAAGTGAAGGTTTTAAATTATTTATATATATAATAATTGGAAATTTTACTACTGCAATAATTGCTTTAATATTTAAAAATTTTTTTGAATCAATTTTTTTTAATATTAAAATATTACCATATGCATTTATTTTTTCTGGAATATTAATTTTAATATCATGGAAGAGAAGAGGAAATGAAAAAATTAATTTAAAAAAAGCTTTAATAATTGGAGCTTTTCAAGGAATTTCTATAATTCCTGGAATTTCAAGAAGTGGAGTAACAATATCTTCTGCTTTAATTTTAAAAACAAAAGCAGAAGAAGCTTTTAAATTTTCTTTTTTATTATCTATACCTACAATAATTGGAGCAAATATTATTGAAATAGAAACAATAAATTATGATATTATAATTCCTATGATAATTGCTTTTATAAGTGGATATATTGCAATACATATTGTTAAAAAATTTTTAAAATATTTTCATTTATTTTCAATTTATTGTTTTTTAATTGGAATAATATTATTATGGCGGGCCTGA
- the dph5 gene encoding diphthine synthase: MGSLNFIGLGTYDEKGITLYGLEIAKNCDLIFLEYYTSLMPYLNIKNLEELIGKKIKIIDRKFLEDGRIILKEAMEKNIAILTPGDPFVATTHIDLRIRAEKQGINVRIAHAPSIISIIPGEIGLQNYKFGKSATITFPDNYSEVPYDTLKQNLSLGLHTLFFLDIRIEEGKYMSANDGMAMLLHMENKRKEGIIKPNTLVIGIARAGGPNQLIKGDVIEKLINFDFGPPPHCLVIPGKLHFIEAEALILFAKVDKNLLKGI, translated from the coding sequence ATGGGATCACTTAATTTTATTGGTCTTGGAACTTATGATGAAAAAGGAATTACATTATATGGACTTGAAATTGCTAAAAATTGTGATTTAATATTCTTAGAATATTATACAAGTCTAATGCCATATCTTAATATTAAGAATTTAGAAGAATTAATTGGAAAAAAAATTAAAATTATTGATAGAAAATTTTTAGAAGATGGAAGAATAATTTTAAAAGAAGCTATGGAAAAAAATATTGCTATTTTAACTCCTGGGGATCCTTTTGTTGCAACAACTCATATTGATCTTAGAATAAGAGCTGAAAAACAAGGAATAAATGTTAGAATAGCACATGCTCCTTCAATAATTTCTATAATTCCTGGAGAAATTGGATTACAAAATTATAAATTTGGTAAATCTGCAACAATTACATTTCCAGATAATTATTCAGAAGTTCCATATGATACATTAAAACAAAATTTATCCCTTGGATTACATACATTATTTTTCTTAGATATTAGAATTGAAGAAGGAAAATATATGAGTGCAAATGATGGAATGGCAATGCTTTTACATATGGAAAATAAAAGAAAAGAAGGCATTATAAAACCTAATACTTTAGTCATAGGAATAGCAAGAGCAGGAGGACCAAATCAATTAATAAAAGGTGATGTTATAGAAAAATTAATAAATTTTGATTTTGGTCCTCCACCACATTGCTTAGTTATACCTGGAAAATTACATTTCATAGAAGCTGAAGCTTTAATATTATTTGCTAAAGTTGATAAAAATTTATTAAAGGGGATTTAA
- a CDS encoding FkbM family methyltransferase, with translation MKIKELFSYEIMKRLAYCEYVFFRVFSRMLLGKRKRDELIIKGKLNFDQIMSKHFMNRFTGFIKPLNKREAFTFYDGFYYVIPLDDTGILEEVKKVYIKPKENYIVIDIGAHYGFYTVYVSRIVGTNGLILSFEPHPNNYKRLLMNLRLNDVSNVKTFNIALGEFNGKTRLYIHSLSVGHSIHFKSKDYVTVELVKLDTIVESLNLKKVDLIKIDVEGAELDVLKGASNVIERFKPSLTIAAYHFPEEIVKLEEWLKKKNPNYVIIKTKDNFLHAVNSKLKIN, from the coding sequence ATGAAGATTAAAGAATTGTTTAGTTATGAGATTATGAAAAGATTAGCATATTGTGAATATGTCTTCTTTAGAGTTTTTTCAAGAATGTTGCTTGGAAAAAGGAAGCGAGATGAACTTATCATTAAAGGAAAGCTCAATTTTGATCAAATAATGTCTAAACATTTTATGAACAGATTTACAGGATTTATAAAACCACTCAATAAAAGAGAGGCTTTCACTTTCTATGATGGGTTTTACTATGTAATCCCACTTGATGATACAGGCATCTTAGAGGAAGTTAAAAAAGTCTATATAAAACCAAAGGAAAATTACATAGTAATTGATATTGGGGCTCATTATGGATTCTACACAGTTTATGTATCTCGAATAGTTGGCACTAATGGTCTCATTTTATCTTTTGAACCTCATCCAAATAACTATAAAAGATTGCTCATGAATTTGCGTTTAAATGATGTAAGCAATGTTAAGACTTTTAATATAGCACTGGGAGAATTTAACGGAAAGACAAGATTGTATATACATTCACTGAGCGTCGGGCATTCTATTCATTTTAAAAGTAAAGATTATGTTACCGTAGAATTGGTAAAACTTGATACGATTGTAGAGAGCCTCAATCTCAAAAAAGTAGACTTAATTAAAATAGATGTTGAAGGAGCAGAGTTGGATGTATTAAAAGGCGCAAGTAATGTTATTGAAAGATTCAAACCAAGTTTAACTATAGCAGCTTATCACTTTCCAGAAGAAATTGTTAAACTTGAAGAATGGCTTAAGAAAAAAAACCCCAATTATGTTATAATAAAGACGAAAGATAACTTCTTACATGCAGTAAATTCAAAATTAAAAATCAATTAA
- a CDS encoding glycosyltransferase — MENSLLLVSSSRIGGKFPQRSDHLIKELKSLNCNVIVIESYNPIIGIITTIKYWKIKWKIFSGFRAGIAALILSFIGLKWIYDFVEIKSKLCRDNWNGIKKKFIPIIEILEKIMIKRANLVFSAGLSSYNYAKNIKDKVILVPNGYDEKLFDLNKYNRKLLRNYYKVNFPLAIYIGKLTPMYAKFLIKAIKAMDFVIKEIPNAEFWIFGDGLSRKFLEKISNKNVKFKGYIEYEKVPEIITIADVGIHAYDTESLKLIEWLAMGLPTIFPKGIKINNVIECIWEPEEIAKKLIYIFKNPYRNPIKMPTWRESAKLILDILNKLEKP, encoded by the coding sequence ATGGAAAATTCACTTTTATTAGTAAGTTCTTCAAGAATAGGAGGTAAATTTCCACAAAGATCTGATCATTTAATAAAAGAATTAAAATCTCTTAATTGTAATGTTATAGTAATTGAAAGTTATAATCCTATTATTGGTATAATTACTACAATTAAGTATTGGAAAATAAAGTGGAAAATATTTTCTGGTTTTAGAGCTGGAATTGCAGCTCTTATTCTTTCTTTTATTGGATTGAAGTGGATTTATGACTTTGTTGAAATAAAATCAAAACTTTGTAGAGATAATTGGAATGGTATAAAAAAGAAATTTATTCCAATTATTGAAATTTTAGAAAAAATAATGATAAAAAGAGCAAATCTTGTTTTTTCTGCTGGTTTATCTTCTTACAATTATGCTAAAAATATTAAAGATAAAGTTATTCTAGTACCTAATGGTTATGATGAAAAACTTTTTGATTTAAATAAATACAATAGAAAATTATTAAGAAATTATTATAAAGTAAATTTTCCATTAGCAATTTACATAGGTAAACTTACTCCTATGTATGCAAAATTTTTAATAAAAGCAATAAAAGCTATGGATTTTGTAATAAAAGAAATTCCTAATGCAGAATTTTGGATATTTGGTGATGGTCTTTCAAGAAAATTTCTTGAAAAAATTTCAAATAAAAATGTAAAATTTAAAGGATATATTGAATATGAAAAAGTTCCTGAAATTATAACAATTGCAGATGTAGGAATACATGCATATGATACTGAAAGTTTAAAACTTATAGAATGGCTTGCTATGGGTCTTCCTACAATATTTCCTAAAGGTATTAAAATCAATAATGTAATTGAATGTATTTGGGAACCTGAAGAAATAGCTAAGAAATTAATATATATTTTTAAAAATCCTTATCGAAATCCTATAAAAATGCCAACTTGGAGAGAATCTGCTAAGTTAATTTTAGATATTCTTAATAAATTAGAAAAACCATGA
- a CDS encoding radical SAM protein, protein MNILIIDGYTDEPAGFGVPPYIDVYPRYIAGAIWSFNPYANIIYMTIDDVRKNLNKLKQISSKCDFSIIIAGVTVPGKYLGGNPANLKDIMKLPIFLKSRYIALCGPAAKFGFAKGGGSIAYFPKELYSIYDFIIKGDAEVVIYELLKNNFYNTDLDIVRDNSNSINEYAIRGANIVQQHPYFPNGLICEIETFRGCPRSISGGCSFCIEPLYGLPDFRNIKGIIKEIEVLYSIGVKNFRIGRQPDILIYGSKEDYKPSPSSLKKLFSSIRKIAPNLKVLHIDNVNPSTIYNYPKESEEALKIIVSYHTPGDVAALGIESVDEEVIKRNNLKIDYEGAIFAIELINKIGKERGENGLPHLLPGVNFVYGLPGETEKTFEKNFEFMKEVLNKGLMVRRINLRQVMILPHTRMWSFGNYLIKKHKRLFLEYKKKMREEIDLPMIKRIVPTWTIMKDVRTEVIEGNITWARQIGSYPILVGIPRRITIGIFLDVIVLTHGPRSISAIPIPIKINTLTIKELEAIPNIGRKRAISIIKNRPFNNIEEVKKCLDNPLIIENLIPYLDFSKE, encoded by the coding sequence ATGAATATTTTAATAATAGATGGTTATACTGATGAACCTGCAGGATTTGGAGTACCTCCTTATATAGATGTATATCCAAGATATATTGCTGGAGCTATATGGAGTTTTAATCCTTATGCTAATATAATTTATATGACAATAGATGATGTTAGAAAGAATTTAAATAAATTAAAACAAATATCTTCTAAATGTGATTTTTCAATAATAATTGCTGGAGTAACAGTTCCAGGTAAATATTTAGGAGGAAATCCTGCAAATTTAAAAGATATTATGAAACTTCCAATTTTCTTAAAATCTAGATATATTGCATTATGTGGTCCTGCTGCAAAATTTGGTTTTGCAAAAGGTGGAGGAAGTATTGCATATTTTCCTAAAGAATTATATTCAATTTATGATTTTATAATAAAAGGAGATGCAGAAGTTGTTATATATGAACTTTTAAAAAATAATTTTTATAATACAGATTTAGATATTGTTAGAGATAATTCTAATTCTATTAATGAATATGCTATAAGAGGTGCTAATATTGTACAACAACATCCATATTTTCCAAATGGATTAATATGTGAAATAGAGACTTTTAGAGGATGTCCAAGATCAATTAGTGGAGGATGTTCTTTTTGTATAGAACCTTTATATGGACTTCCAGATTTTAGAAATATAAAAGGAATTATTAAAGAAATAGAAGTACTTTATTCTATTGGAGTAAAAAATTTTAGAATAGGAAGACAACCAGATATTTTAATATATGGAAGTAAAGAAGATTATAAACCATCTCCTTCTTCTTTAAAAAAATTATTTTCTTCAATAAGAAAAATTGCTCCTAATTTAAAAGTATTACATATTGATAATGTAAATCCTTCTACTATTTACAATTATCCTAAAGAATCTGAAGAAGCTTTAAAAATTATTGTTTCATATCATACTCCAGGTGATGTAGCAGCTCTAGGAATAGAATCAGTTGATGAAGAAGTAATTAAGAGAAATAATCTTAAAATTGATTATGAAGGAGCAATTTTTGCTATTGAATTAATAAATAAAATAGGAAAAGAAAGAGGAGAAAATGGTCTTCCACATTTATTACCAGGTGTTAATTTTGTTTATGGTCTTCCAGGAGAAACTGAAAAAACTTTTGAAAAAAATTTTGAATTTATGAAAGAAGTTTTAAATAAAGGTTTAATGGTTAGGAGAATAAATCTTAGACAAGTAATGATTTTACCTCATACTAGAATGTGGTCTTTTGGAAATTATTTAATTAAAAAACATAAAAGATTATTTCTTGAATATAAGAAAAAAATGAGAGAAGAAATTGATCTTCCAATGATAAAAAGAATTGTACCAACATGGACTATTATGAAAGATGTTAGAACTGAAGTTATAGAAGGAAATATAACATGGGCTAGACAAATTGGTTCATATCCTATACTTGTTGGAATTCCAAGAAGAATTACTATTGGTATTTTCTTAGATGTTATAGTTTTAACTCATGGTCCTAGATCTATAAGTGCAATTCCAATTCCTATAAAAATAAATACTTTAACTATTAAAGAACTTGAAGCTATTCCTAATATAGGAAGAAAAAGAGCAATTTCTATAATAAAGAATAGACCTTTTAATAATATTGAAGAAGTTAAAAAATGTCTTGATAATCCTTTAATAATTGAAAATTTAATTCCATATTTAGATTTTAGTAAAGAATAA
- a CDS encoding DUF357 domain-containing protein, which produces MEEVAKRLERYIKNTEELFKKIKILLPENSSIASALKYNISLSKQYLEDAKYYYKIGDYISGIVCIAYCEGLLDACKNFGWIHLGD; this is translated from the coding sequence ATGGAAGAAGTTGCTAAGAGATTGGAACGTTATATAAAAAATACTGAAGAATTATTTAAAAAAATTAAGATTTTATTACCAGAAAATTCATCTATTGCCTCAGCTTTAAAATATAATATTTCATTATCTAAACAATATCTTGAAGATGCAAAATATTATTATAAAATTGGAGATTATATTAGTGGTATTGTATGTATAGCTTATTGTGAAGGATTATTAGATGCTTGTAAAAATTTTGGATGGATTCATTTAGGTGATTGA
- a CDS encoding TenA family transcriptional regulator: protein MKSKIFLSNIREKLSKENEKIINHGFIKEAEEGKLNIEKIKLFAIQQYYIVNHDMKSLAIMLSRAKDEDEIEFFYSLVSGDREAFIRLKKLIEELKIKELSNIIPEAVSYTHYLSWLANYANAGEQATALIVNIPVWGEACKRLGNALKNNYGIKNIGFFELFSIPSNIEEMAIKVMENYIEKYEKTMEKCAIMIQAYELMFWNGIYR from the coding sequence ATGAAATCCAAAATATTTCTCTCAAATATAAGAGAAAAGCTTTCTAAAGAAAATGAAAAAATTATAAACCATGGTTTTATTAAAGAAGCTGAAGAAGGAAAATTAAATATTGAAAAAATAAAATTATTTGCAATACAACAATACTATATTGTAAATCATGATATGAAATCTTTAGCAATAATGTTATCTAGAGCTAAAGATGAAGATGAAATAGAATTTTTCTATTCTTTAGTAAGTGGAGATAGAGAAGCTTTTATTAGACTTAAAAAATTAATTGAAGAATTGAAAATTAAAGAATTAAGTAATATAATTCCTGAAGCTGTTTCTTATACTCATTATCTTTCTTGGCTTGCAAATTATGCAAATGCTGGAGAACAAGCTACAGCACTTATAGTTAATATACCAGTATGGGGAGAAGCTTGTAAAAGACTTGGTAATGCATTAAAAAATAATTATGGAATAAAGAATATAGGATTTTTTGAATTATTTTCCATACCTTCAAATATAGAAGAAATGGCAATTAAAGTAATGGAAAATTATATAGAAAAATATGAAAAAACAATGGAGAAATGTGCTATAATGATTCAAGCATATGAATTAATGTTTTGGAATGGAATTTATAGGTGA
- the rpiA gene encoding ribose 5-phosphate isomerase A codes for MIGKLNAAKAALEEIENNQIIGIGTGSTVAIFIKLLGEKIKKEKLKIKAIPTSYQSLYLAIENGIEITSLEEYPEIDLAIDGADEVDPNLNLIKGGGAALTREKIIDSSAKKFVVIIDESKFVKKLGEKSPLPIEVIPIAWKKIIKKIEEMGGNAKLRDGGDRKDGPIITDNGNFIIDARFNSIDKNLELKLKMIPGVVEVGLFMDMVDVVYIGNEKGFKKLTKLIR; via the coding sequence ATGATTGGAAAATTAAATGCTGCAAAAGCTGCTCTTGAAGAAATTGAAAATAATCAAATAATAGGTATAGGAACAGGATCTACTGTAGCAATATTCATAAAATTATTAGGAGAAAAAATAAAAAAAGAAAAATTGAAAATAAAAGCCATTCCTACTTCTTATCAATCATTATATTTAGCTATAGAAAATGGAATAGAAATCACTTCTTTAGAAGAATATCCTGAAATTGATTTAGCAATAGATGGAGCAGATGAAGTTGATCCTAATTTAAATTTAATAAAAGGAGGGGGTGCTGCATTAACTAGAGAGAAAATTATAGATTCTTCAGCAAAAAAATTTGTAGTTATAATTGATGAATCAAAATTTGTTAAAAAATTAGGAGAAAAATCTCCACTTCCAATAGAAGTAATACCAATAGCTTGGAAGAAAATAATTAAAAAAATAGAAGAAATGGGAGGAAATGCAAAATTAAGAGATGGAGGAGATAGAAAAGATGGACCAATAATAACTGATAATGGAAATTTTATAATAGATGCAAGATTTAATTCTATTGATAAAAATTTAGAATTAAAATTAAAAATGATTCCTGGTGTAGTAGAAGTAGGATTATTTATGGATATGGTAGATGTAGTATATATTGGAAATGAAAAAGGTTTTAAAAAATTAACAAAATTAATAAGATAA
- the thiL gene encoding thiamine-phosphate kinase, with protein MKVSNLGERKIIELIWSIMEKDGHLLNQLMPPPDDASAIKFNKNYFILKTDMFVKMTDAPKGMRPEHMGYKVVTMNISDMAAKGARPIAFMFSLGLPRNYSIKNLKRLIIGISKKAKEYGVKILGGDVGESKDLIISGFVFGIAKKIIKRSGASPGDIIAVTGNFGDTAAAYKILLEGYKAPKKLRRILCKKIYNPEARLDLGIKLAEANIVSSSMDSSDGLAFTLNELSKSSNVCFKIYNIPISKEAMEFAKLHSLDPINLALYGGEEYEIVFTIKKDYWEEALKIAKENKCNLIKIGEVERGKGVIFVKESEEIIIPSKGWEHLKS; from the coding sequence ATGAAAGTTTCAAATTTAGGAGAGAGAAAAATTATAGAATTAATTTGGTCAATAATGGAAAAAGATGGACATTTATTAAATCAATTAATGCCCCCTCCTGATGATGCCTCAGCTATAAAATTTAATAAAAATTATTTTATTCTTAAAACAGATATGTTTGTAAAAATGACAGATGCTCCAAAAGGTATGAGACCAGAACATATGGGTTATAAAGTTGTTACTATGAATATTAGTGATATGGCAGCTAAAGGAGCAAGACCAATTGCATTTATGTTTTCTTTAGGTCTTCCAAGAAATTATTCTATAAAAAATTTAAAAAGATTAATAATTGGAATAAGTAAAAAAGCTAAGGAATATGGTGTTAAAATTTTAGGAGGAGATGTTGGAGAATCTAAAGATTTAATAATAAGTGGATTTGTTTTTGGAATTGCTAAAAAAATTATAAAAAGATCAGGAGCTTCTCCAGGAGATATTATTGCTGTTACTGGAAATTTTGGAGATACTGCTGCTGCATATAAAATACTTTTAGAAGGATATAAAGCACCAAAAAAATTAAGAAGAATTCTTTGTAAAAAAATTTATAATCCAGAAGCAAGACTTGATTTAGGAATAAAATTAGCAGAAGCTAATATTGTTTCTTCAAGTATGGATTCAAGTGATGGATTAGCATTTACTTTAAATGAACTTTCTAAATCTAGTAATGTATGTTTTAAAATTTATAATATTCCTATATCAAAAGAAGCTATGGAATTTGCTAAATTACATTCTTTAGATCCTATTAATTTAGCACTTTATGGAGGAGAAGAATATGAAATTGTTTTTACAATTAAAAAAGATTATTGGGAAGAAGCATTAAAAATTGCTAAAGAAAATAAATGTAATTTAATTAAAATAGGTGAAGTAGAAAGAGGAAAAGGAGTAATTTTTGTTAAAGAATCAGAAGAAATAATTATTCCATCTAAAGGATGGGAGCATTTAAAATCATGA
- a CDS encoding SDR family NAD(P)-dependent oxidoreductase, whose amino-acid sequence MRILITGGAGFIGSHIAESLAKKGHEVIIYDNFSTGNKENIEKILSMKNVKLINGDILDYNFLLNFVKKVDVISHQAAQLEIGSSINNPIIDAKTNIEGTINVLEAARISNIKKIIYASSAGVYGEAIEIPQKEEHPKKPHWPYGVSKYAGELYCQQYSLFYGLNTCALRYGIVYGEREWYGRVLTEFIKRVVLEKKPPIIFGDGMQRRDFIYIEDVVEFHNIFIEEDWNGFEVYNVGSGSSITIKELAKLIIKISGLNFEPIFENLEEGKYSNITGRWRIPKELKILELDISKAMKKGWKPKVKLEEGIKREIEWIKNNPHRWLLRRV is encoded by the coding sequence ATGCGAATATTAATAACAGGTGGAGCAGGATTTATAGGAAGTCATATTGCAGAATCTCTTGCAAAAAAAGGACATGAAGTAATAATATATGATAATTTTTCTACAGGAAATAAAGAAAATATAGAAAAAATTCTTTCTATGAAAAATGTAAAATTAATTAATGGAGATATTCTTGATTATAATTTTCTTTTAAATTTTGTAAAAAAAGTAGATGTAATTTCTCATCAAGCTGCTCAACTTGAAATAGGTTCTTCTATAAATAATCCAATTATAGATGCAAAAACAAATATTGAAGGAACGATAAATGTACTTGAAGCTGCAAGAATTTCAAATATTAAAAAAATTATTTATGCATCTTCAGCTGGAGTTTATGGTGAAGCTATAGAAATTCCACAAAAAGAGGAACATCCAAAAAAACCACATTGGCCATATGGAGTAAGTAAATATGCTGGAGAATTATATTGTCAACAATATAGTTTATTTTATGGATTAAATACATGTGCTCTTAGATATGGAATTGTATATGGTGAAAGAGAATGGTATGGAAGAGTTTTAACAGAATTTATAAAAAGAGTAGTCTTAGAGAAAAAACCACCTATAATATTTGGAGATGGAATGCAAAGAAGAGATTTTATATATATTGAAGATGTTGTAGAATTTCATAATATTTTTATAGAAGAAGATTGGAATGGTTTTGAAGTATACAATGTTGGAAGTGGTTCTTCAATTACAATAAAAGAATTAGCTAAACTTATAATAAAAATATCAGGTTTAAATTTTGAACCAATATTTGAAAATTTAGAAGAAGGAAAATATTCAAATATAACAGGAAGATGGAGAATACCAAAGGAATTAAAAATTCTTGAACTTGATATAAGTAAAGCTATGAAAAAAGGATGGAAACCAAAAGTAAAACTTGAAGAAGGAATTAAAAGAGAAATTGAGTGGATAAAAAATAATCCACATAGATGGTTGTTAAGAAGAGTATAA
- the tenA gene encoding thiaminase II — protein sequence MKFSNELWNSILKIYNAIIEHPFIKGLVDGNLEEEKFKFYVIQDSHYLREYARALNIAAAKSPKEEWMIKFSEHAKIALVVERALHESFFKDWGLSESDVKKIPMSPTNLAYTTYLIAIAYSGSYHELIGALLPCYWIYWEVGKELEKKGSKKELYQRWINTYSSKEFAEVCEVVIEITNELAEILNEKQREEMKKHFITTSKYEYMFWDSAYKLEQWPI from the coding sequence ATGAAATTTTCAAATGAATTATGGAATTCTATATTAAAAATTTATAATGCTATAATTGAACATCCATTTATAAAAGGATTAGTTGATGGAAATCTTGAAGAAGAGAAGTTTAAATTCTATGTCATTCAAGATAGTCATTATTTAAGAGAATATGCTAGAGCACTTAATATTGCAGCTGCAAAATCACCTAAAGAAGAATGGATGATAAAATTTAGTGAACATGCTAAAATAGCTTTAGTTGTTGAAAGAGCTCTTCATGAAAGTTTTTTCAAAGATTGGGGATTAAGTGAAAGTGATGTGAAAAAAATTCCAATGTCTCCTACAAATTTAGCTTATACAACATATCTTATAGCAATAGCTTATTCTGGATCATATCATGAATTAATAGGAGCATTATTACCATGTTATTGGATATATTGGGAAGTAGGTAAAGAACTTGAGAAAAAAGGTTCAAAAAAAGAACTTTATCAAAGATGGATAAATACTTATTCTTCAAAAGAATTTGCTGAAGTTTGTGAAGTAGTAATTGAAATAACAAATGAATTAGCAGAAATATTAAATGAAAAACAAAGAGAAGAGATGAAGAAGCACTTTATAACAACTAGTAAATATGAATATATGTTTTGGGATAGTGCATATAAACTAGAACAATGGCCTATTTAA